In Gigantopelta aegis isolate Gae_Host chromosome 6, Gae_host_genome, whole genome shotgun sequence, the following are encoded in one genomic region:
- the LOC121375646 gene encoding uncharacterized protein LOC121375646 — protein sequence MEFVYYLAASVLVFSCWTITTADQECVEGKYGVNCSLDCGQCESAELCNTTSGVCNGSCQDGWKGVKCDQVQGLRPLLKFAVIMVFVITGSVVVMVAFLLISYCACHRKKQTVLEIDATSDFDKSEDPTLSMRRLDGDGSTREVRNASNVYSWGSEFTKEGDRKNYVNVLAYRKLTDEKTKTDAIYANTLPVPNRGYAKTDHYVNVNP from the exons ATGGAATTCGTGTATTACTTAGCAGCCAGTGTCCTTGTGTTTTCGTGCTGGACTATAACCACCGCAGACCAAG AATGCGTCGAAGGAAAATATGGAGTGAACTGTTCTTTAGATTGTGGACAATGTGAAAGTGCGGAGTTATGTAATACAACTTCTGGTGTTTGTAACGGTTCCTGCCAGGATGGGTGGAAAGGGGTAAAATGCGATCAAG TGCAAGGACTACGACCATTACTAAAATTCGCCGTCATCATGGTTTTTGTCATTACGGGATCTGTTGTTGTGATGGTAGCATTTTTATTGATCTCGTACTGCGCATGCCACAG AAAGAAGCAAACAGTCTTGGAAATTGACGCCACATCGGACTTCGACAAGTCGGAAGATCCCACGCTTTCTATGCGCAGACTCGATGGCGACGGATCCACACGAGAAGTGCGCAACGCGAGCAACGTGTACAGCTGGGGGTCAGAGTTCACGAAGGAGGGCGACAGGAAGAATTACGTCAATGTCCTAGCATACAGGAAACTTACAGACGAGAAAACCAAGACAGATGCGATATATGCGAACACTCTCCCGGTACCAAACCGAGGATATGCAAAAACTGATCATTACGTAAACGTAAACCCAtga